One region of Gopherus evgoodei ecotype Sinaloan lineage chromosome 16, rGopEvg1_v1.p, whole genome shotgun sequence genomic DNA includes:
- the ZBTB34 gene encoding zinc finger and BTB domain-containing protein 34, protein MDSSSFIQFDVPDYSNTVLSQLNELRLQGKLCDIIVHIQGQPFRAHKAVLAASSPYFRDHSALSTMSGLSISVIKNPNVFEQLLSFCYTGRMSLQLKDVVSFLTAASFLQMQCVIDKCTQILESIHSKISVGDVDSVTVGAEETQESHNGVKDSSYFANPVEISPPYCSQVPQPTAGSDLRMETTTGKILRSRLHEEGHSDRGSSGSVSEYEIQIEGDPEQGDLIVRESQIAEVKVKMEKSDRPSCSDSSSLGDDGYHTEMVDGEQVVAVNVGSYGSVLQHVYSFSHASSQATSMSETFGSLSNSSPSRSMLSCFRGGRARQKRVSSGHLHSDVQGLMQGADGETTVSNPGYESSPRERNARGHWYPYNERLICIYCGKSFNQKGSLDRHMRLHMGITPFVCKFCGKKYTRKDQLEYHIRGHTDDKPFRCEICGKCFPFQGTLNQHLRKNHPGVAEVRNRIESPERTEAFLEQKIDNDASVSEAMDSSMEIHTMSNTPD, encoded by the coding sequence ATGGACAGCAGCAGTTTCATTCAGTTTGATGTTCCCGACTACAGCAACACTGTTCTGAGCCAATTAAATGAGCTTCGTCTGCAAGGGAAGCTATGTGACATAATTGTGCATATTCAGGGTCAGCCATTTAGAGCCCATAAAGCTGTTCTAGCTGCCAGTTCTCCATATTTCCGTGATCATTCAGCATTAAGCACCATGAGTGGCTTATCAATATCCGTTATTAAAAACCCTAATGTCTTTGAACAGTTACTTTCATTTTGTTACACTGGAAGGATGTCCTTGCAGCTGAAGGATGTTGTTAGTTTTCTAACTGCAGCTAGCTTTCTACAGATGCAGTGTGTCATTGACAAGTGCACACAGATATTGGAGAGTATCCATTCAAAGATCAGTGTTGGTGATGTTGACTCTGTCACTGTTGGTGCCGAAGAAACTCAAGAAAGCCATAATGGGGTAAAAGATAGCAGCTACTTTGCCAATCCTGTCGAAATATCTCCTCCTTATTGCTCTCAGGTGCCACAACCAACTGCGGGTAGTGATCTAAGGATGGAAACTACTACAGGGAAAATTTTACGCAGTCGTCTGCACGAAGAAGGGCACTCAGATCGAGGAAGCAGTGGAAGTGTCTCTGAATATGAAATTCAGATTGAAGGTGATCCTGAGCAAGGGGACCTGATAGTAAGGGAGAGCCAGATTGCAGAGGTGAAGGTTAAAATGGAAAAATCTGACCGGCCAAGTTGTTCTGATAGCTCCTCACTTGGTGATGATGGATACCATACTGAAATGGTTGATGGAGAGCAAGTGGTTGCAGTAAATGTTGGCTCCTATGGATCTGTATTACAACATGTTTATTCATTTTCCCATGCCTCATCCCAGGCTACTAGCATGTCTGAAACCTTTGGAAGCCTGAGCAATTCAAGTCCTTCAAGGTCCATGCTGAGTTGTTTCAGAGGAGGTCGTGCACGCCAAAAACGGGTATCCTCTGGTCACTTACATAGTGATGTTCAGGGCTTAATGCAAGGGGCTGATGGTGAGACCACAGTGAGTAACCCAGGATATGAAAGCAGTCCACGGGAAAGAAATGCGAGAGGTCATTGGTATCCATACAATGAGAGGTTAATTTGTATTTACTGTGGAAAGTCTTTCAACCAGAAAGGGAGCCTTGATCGACACATGCGATTACACATGGGAATTACCCCTTTTGTGTGCAAGTTTTGTGGGAAGAAATACACACGCAAGGACCAACTTGAGTATCATATTCGTGGCCACACGGATGATAAACCTTTCCGCTGTGAGATCTGTGGGAAATGTTTTCCTTTCCAAGGGACGCTAAATCAGCATTTAAGAAAAAATCACCCTGGGGTAGCAGAAGTAAGAAACAGGATAGAATCTCCAGAAAGAACAGAAGCATTTCTTGAACAGAAAATAGATAATGACGCTTCAGTCTCTGAAGCTATGGATTCTAGTATGGAAATTCACACAATGTCTAACACACCTGATTAA